One Nitrospina watsonii DNA segment encodes these proteins:
- the sufD gene encoding Fe-S cluster assembly protein SufD: MSTTIDVLSENEQAVLDLHKQFLQQGAVPALKPLNEAGIQRFETLKFPHRKHEMYTFVNTTDLAATAFQLAGTGEVDAKAVQAEIYPACKDRVIVFVNGVYDEALSNTSGLEAGVTLQPLADAVADAQIKDYLLHTVDEENDVFAAINSSFAKDGRVLTVAEKSVIEKPVQVLYVSTGTANGAVTSHPRLLVRLQPLAEFKLSAKYVGQGTGYFVNAVQDFIVEPDAGLTYWQVQRDEPGAWHASKIRVQLQRNSRFVCTNGSSGSRLARHHYEVRLQDEGAELNMHGFSVLKDQEQAHNFVRVHHEAPHCTSNQFFRNVINHKSRSSFDGTVIVNKDAQLTNSDQLINNLMLSDEGKADVKPNLMIFADDVKCTHGATVGQLDEDQLFYLKTRGLSEKVGKSMLTTSFVASIINAVPFADVVQDFNQHLLKKLEAEHV; encoded by the coding sequence ATGTCCACGACCATAGATGTTCTCAGTGAAAACGAGCAGGCCGTTCTCGACCTGCACAAACAGTTTCTGCAACAGGGCGCCGTGCCGGCGCTCAAGCCGCTCAACGAAGCGGGCATCCAGCGTTTTGAAACGCTGAAATTCCCGCACCGCAAGCACGAGATGTACACCTTCGTCAACACCACCGATCTGGCCGCCACCGCGTTTCAACTGGCGGGCACGGGCGAGGTCGATGCGAAGGCGGTGCAGGCGGAAATCTACCCGGCCTGCAAAGACCGGGTGATCGTGTTCGTCAATGGCGTTTACGATGAGGCCTTGTCCAACACTTCCGGACTCGAAGCGGGCGTGACCCTTCAGCCGCTTGCCGACGCGGTGGCCGATGCACAAATCAAAGATTATCTGCTGCACACGGTGGACGAGGAAAACGACGTGTTCGCCGCCATCAACAGCAGCTTCGCCAAAGATGGACGGGTGTTGACCGTTGCCGAAAAGAGCGTCATCGAGAAACCGGTGCAGGTGCTCTATGTATCGACCGGCACGGCGAACGGCGCCGTCACCTCGCATCCGCGCCTGCTCGTGCGCTTGCAGCCTCTGGCTGAATTCAAGCTGTCGGCCAAGTATGTGGGGCAAGGTACGGGATATTTCGTCAATGCGGTTCAGGATTTCATCGTTGAACCGGACGCGGGGTTGACCTACTGGCAGGTGCAGCGGGACGAGCCCGGCGCCTGGCATGCGTCGAAAATCCGCGTGCAGTTGCAGCGCAACAGCCGTTTTGTGTGCACCAACGGTTCTTCAGGCAGCCGCCTGGCGCGTCACCACTACGAGGTGCGGTTGCAGGACGAAGGCGCGGAACTCAACATGCACGGCTTTTCCGTGTTGAAGGATCAGGAGCAGGCGCACAACTTCGTGCGTGTGCATCACGAAGCTCCGCATTGCACCAGCAACCAGTTTTTCCGCAACGTCATCAATCACAAATCCCGTTCCAGTTTCGACGGCACCGTGATCGTCAACAAGGACGCGCAGTTGACCAACTCCGACCAGTTGATCAACAACCTCATGCTGTCGGATGAGGGCAAGGCGGACGTCAAGCCCAACCTGATGATTTTCGCCGACGACGTCAAATGCACGCACGGCGCCACGGTCGGGCAGCTCGATGAAGACCAGTTGTTTTATTTGAAGACCCGCGGCCTCTCGGAAAAAGTGGGCAAGTCGATGCTGACCACGAGTTTCGTCGCCAGCATCATCAACGCGGTGCCTTTTGCGGATGTGGTGCAGGATTTTAACCAACACTTGTTGAAAAAACTGGAGGCCGAACATGTCTGA
- the sufC gene encoding Fe-S cluster assembly ATPase SufC, producing the protein MLEIKDLHAGFEGVEIVKGVSLTVNRGEVHAIMGPNGSGKSTLSKVLAGHPAYEVTAGSITFDGKNILDMDPEQRALEGIFLGFQYPVEIPGVNNAEFLRMAYNAQRVHKGEDELDPLEFDDLLVEKMKLVSMDPRYKDRALNDGFSGGEKKKNEILQMAVLNPQLGLLDETDSGLDIDALKAVSAGINKLASKDNALILITHYQRLLNYIEPHFVHVFSHGKIVKSGDKKLALEVEEQGYDWVATATK; encoded by the coding sequence ATGCTTGAGATCAAGGATTTGCACGCCGGATTTGAAGGCGTCGAAATCGTCAAGGGTGTGTCCCTGACGGTGAATAGAGGAGAAGTTCACGCCATCATGGGTCCCAATGGATCCGGCAAGAGCACGTTGTCGAAAGTGCTGGCGGGCCACCCGGCGTACGAGGTGACCGCGGGCAGCATCACCTTTGACGGCAAAAACATTCTGGATATGGACCCGGAACAGCGGGCGCTGGAAGGCATCTTTCTGGGATTTCAGTATCCCGTGGAGATTCCCGGCGTCAACAACGCCGAGTTTCTGCGCATGGCGTACAACGCGCAACGCGTGCACAAAGGCGAAGACGAACTCGATCCGCTGGAATTCGACGACCTGCTGGTAGAAAAAATGAAGCTGGTGTCCATGGACCCGCGTTACAAGGACCGGGCGCTGAACGACGGCTTCTCCGGCGGTGAAAAAAAGAAAAACGAAATCCTGCAGATGGCGGTGCTCAATCCGCAGCTGGGGCTGCTCGACGAAACCGACTCGGGGCTCGATATCGACGCCCTGAAAGCGGTGTCCGCCGGGATCAACAAGCTGGCCAGCAAGGACAATGCGCTGATCCTGATCACGCACTACCAGCGTCTTTTGAATTACATCGAACCCCATTTCGTGCATGTGTTCTCCCATGGCAAAATCGTCAAGTCCGGCGATAAAAAGCTGGCGCTCGAAGTCGAGGAGCAGGGTTACGATTGGGTTGCCACGGCGACGAAGTGA
- the amrS gene encoding AmmeMemoRadiSam system radical SAM enzyme — protein sequence MLPTLTLTDLDAKTRPGDLFLPLDDGKLICTACGHRCTLKPGQRGVCKVRYNLDGHLLVPFAYTAGVQNDPIEKKPFFHVLPGSEALSFGMLGCDFRCAYCQNWFTSQTLRDDRATQSSRPTTPGELCDLAVRHGSKTLVSTYNEPLITSEWAVEVFKEARTRGLVTGYVSNGHGTPEVLDYVRPWLDLFKIDLKCYDDKKYKLLGGNFHEVLDTIRQVHAMGFWTEIVTLVIPGYNDSDQELNAIAEFIASVSLDIPWHVTAFHPDYKMGDTGRTPVETLQRARSMGHAAGLRYVYAGNRPGEVGDSENTVCPGCGKTLVTRYGFKVLDNGLVDGACPDCGKRIPGRWTGVDAGTAPAA from the coding sequence ATGTTGCCAACCCTGACCTTAACCGATCTCGACGCCAAAACCCGTCCCGGCGACCTGTTCCTCCCGCTGGATGACGGCAAGCTGATCTGCACCGCCTGCGGTCACCGCTGCACACTGAAACCCGGTCAGCGCGGCGTCTGCAAAGTCCGTTACAATCTGGACGGGCACCTCCTTGTGCCTTTCGCCTACACGGCGGGAGTGCAGAACGATCCCATCGAAAAAAAACCGTTCTTCCACGTGCTGCCGGGCAGCGAGGCGTTGAGCTTCGGCATGCTGGGCTGCGATTTTCGTTGCGCCTATTGCCAGAACTGGTTCACCTCGCAAACCCTGCGTGACGACCGCGCCACGCAGAGCAGTCGCCCGACGACACCCGGCGAACTCTGCGACCTTGCAGTGCGCCACGGCTCAAAGACCCTCGTCTCCACTTACAACGAACCGTTGATCACCAGTGAATGGGCGGTCGAAGTGTTCAAGGAAGCGAGAACACGCGGGCTGGTGACGGGGTATGTGTCCAACGGGCACGGCACCCCGGAAGTGCTGGACTACGTACGGCCGTGGCTCGACCTGTTCAAGATCGACCTCAAATGTTACGACGACAAAAAGTATAAGCTCCTCGGCGGCAATTTTCATGAGGTGCTGGACACCATCCGCCAGGTGCACGCGATGGGGTTCTGGACGGAGATCGTCACCCTCGTCATTCCGGGTTACAACGACAGCGACCAGGAATTGAATGCGATCGCCGAATTCATTGCTTCGGTTTCCCTCGACATTCCCTGGCACGTCACCGCGTTTCATCCCGATTACAAAATGGGCGACACCGGCAGGACGCCGGTCGAGACGTTGCAGCGGGCGCGGAGTATGGGCCATGCGGCGGGACTGCGCTATGTGTACGCGGGCAACCGGCCGGGAGAGGTCGGCGATTCCGAAAACACGGTCTGTCCCGGCTGCGGCAAAACCCTCGTCACACGGTATGGATTCAAGGTGCTGGACAACGGCCTGGTGGATGGGGCGTGTCCGGATTGCGGAAAGAGAATTCCCGGCAGGTGGACGGGAGTGGATGCGGGAACGGCTCCTGCGGCGTAG
- a CDS encoding cysteine desulfurase has protein sequence MSDSGTVTSSKPVLDVDKIRKDFPVLSRQVNGKPLVYLDNAATTQKPWAVIERVHKFDSEEYGTVRRGAYKMSEGSTQMYEEGRQKVADLLGTPDRNEIIFTSGTTQSVNLVAQSYGRKFLMEGDEVIISQIEHHANIVPWQMITEEKGATLKIIPCNDKGELLMEEYEKLLSPKTKVVAVNHVSNALGTINPVKEIIDLGHKAGAVVLIDGAQSTPHMNLNVRELDCDFYTFSGHKMYGPSGIGGVYGKMEILKSMPPYVTGGDMIRQVTFDKTTFNEPPSRFEAGTPPISQVIGLGAAIDYMQSVGLDKIAEYEHSLLEYGTRLLQEIDGLRIIGTADNKASILSFYLDAIHPHDMVTLLDQDGIAARGGHHCAQPTMQRFKVPATTRASVSFYNKTEELDLLAESIRKAIKIFS, from the coding sequence ATGTCTGATTCCGGCACCGTGACGTCATCCAAACCGGTTTTGGATGTTGATAAAATTCGCAAAGATTTCCCCGTGCTGTCGCGGCAGGTCAATGGGAAACCGCTGGTGTACCTGGACAACGCGGCCACCACGCAGAAACCCTGGGCGGTGATCGAACGGGTTCACAAATTCGATTCGGAAGAGTACGGTACCGTGCGCCGGGGCGCGTACAAGATGAGCGAAGGCTCGACGCAGATGTACGAAGAAGGCCGGCAGAAGGTGGCCGATCTGCTCGGCACGCCGGACCGCAACGAGATCATTTTCACCAGCGGCACCACGCAGTCGGTCAACCTGGTGGCGCAGAGTTACGGGCGCAAGTTCCTCATGGAAGGCGACGAGGTCATCATCTCGCAGATCGAGCACCACGCGAACATCGTGCCCTGGCAGATGATCACCGAAGAAAAAGGCGCCACGCTCAAAATCATTCCCTGCAACGACAAGGGCGAACTCCTCATGGAGGAGTACGAAAAACTGCTCAGCCCGAAAACCAAAGTCGTCGCCGTCAACCACGTGTCGAACGCGCTGGGCACCATCAACCCGGTCAAAGAGATCATCGACCTCGGCCACAAGGCGGGTGCGGTGGTGTTGATCGACGGGGCGCAGAGCACGCCGCACATGAACCTCAACGTGCGCGAACTGGATTGCGATTTCTACACGTTCTCCGGCCACAAGATGTACGGCCCCAGCGGCATCGGCGGCGTTTATGGCAAGATGGAGATTCTGAAATCCATGCCGCCCTATGTGACCGGCGGTGACATGATCCGGCAGGTGACGTTCGACAAGACCACTTTCAACGAGCCGCCGTCGCGGTTTGAGGCGGGCACGCCGCCCATCAGCCAGGTCATCGGTCTCGGTGCGGCCATCGATTACATGCAATCGGTCGGCCTCGACAAGATTGCCGAGTATGAACACAGCCTGCTGGAGTACGGCACGCGCCTGTTGCAGGAAATCGACGGCTTGCGCATCATCGGCACCGCCGACAACAAGGCCAGTATCCTTTCGTTTTATCTGGATGCGATCCATCCGCATGATATGGTGACGCTGCTCGATCAGGATGGCATCGCCGCGCGCGGCGGGCATCATTGCGCCCAGCCGACGATGCAACGGTTCAAGGTTCCGGCGACGACGCGCGCCTCGGTTTCGTTTTACAATAAAACCGAAGAGCTGGATCTTCTGGCCGAAAGCATTCGGAAAGCGATCAAGATTTTTTCCTGA
- the sufB gene encoding Fe-S cluster assembly protein SufB, with product MSKEPTRSVTDVDEVLENRGEYKYGWRTLIESETFPKGLNEDVIRAISKKKEEPEFMLDFRLKAYKKWLEMKEPKWPNVHYPPIDYQAVSYYSAPKQKEKLESLDEVDPEILRTFEKLGIPLEEQKRLSNVAVDAVFDSVSVATTHKKKLMEVGIIFCSISEALKEYPELIEEYIGTVVPVGDNYFAALNSAVFTDGSFVFIPPDTISPMELSTYFRINTEETGQFERTLIICSDNSYVSYLEGCTAPQFDTNQLHAAVVELVALDNAEIKYSTVQNWYAGDPETGKGGIYNFVTKRGKCQGKKSKISWTQVETGSAITWKYPSCILQGDDSQGEFYSVALTNGHMQADTGTKMIHIGKNTRSSIISKGISADHSSNSYRGLVKVNKGATNARNYTQCDSMLVGDKCSAHTFPYIETGNSSVQVEHEASTSKISEEQLFYFEQRGISRENAIAAVINGFCKEVFKQLPMEFAVEAQKLLTLKLEDSVG from the coding sequence AAAGGAACCCACCCGGAGCGTCACAGACGTCGATGAAGTCCTGGAGAACCGGGGTGAATACAAATACGGCTGGCGGACCCTGATCGAATCCGAAACCTTCCCCAAGGGATTGAACGAGGACGTGATCCGGGCCATCTCGAAGAAAAAAGAAGAGCCGGAGTTCATGCTGGACTTTCGTCTCAAGGCCTACAAAAAATGGCTGGAGATGAAGGAACCGAAATGGCCGAACGTGCATTACCCGCCGATCGACTATCAGGCAGTGTCCTACTACTCCGCGCCCAAGCAGAAGGAAAAACTGGAAAGCCTGGATGAAGTCGATCCGGAAATCCTGCGCACGTTCGAGAAGCTGGGCATCCCGCTGGAAGAGCAGAAGCGGCTGTCCAACGTGGCCGTGGACGCGGTGTTCGACAGCGTCAGCGTCGCCACCACGCACAAGAAGAAGCTGATGGAAGTGGGCATCATTTTCTGTTCCATTTCCGAAGCGTTGAAGGAGTATCCGGAACTGATCGAGGAGTACATTGGCACCGTGGTGCCGGTCGGCGACAACTATTTCGCCGCGCTCAACAGCGCCGTGTTCACCGACGGATCGTTCGTGTTCATTCCGCCGGACACCATCAGCCCGATGGAGCTGTCCACGTACTTCCGCATCAACACCGAGGAAACCGGGCAGTTCGAACGCACTCTGATCATCTGTTCGGACAACAGTTACGTGTCGTACCTTGAAGGCTGCACGGCGCCGCAGTTCGATACCAACCAGCTGCACGCGGCGGTGGTCGAGCTGGTGGCTCTGGACAACGCCGAAATCAAATACAGCACCGTGCAGAACTGGTATGCCGGTGACCCGGAAACGGGCAAGGGCGGCATCTACAATTTCGTCACCAAGCGCGGCAAGTGCCAGGGCAAAAAATCGAAGATTTCCTGGACGCAGGTGGAGACCGGTTCGGCCATCACCTGGAAATACCCGAGCTGTATCCTGCAGGGGGACGACTCGCAGGGCGAGTTCTACTCCGTGGCGCTGACCAACGGCCACATGCAGGCGGATACCGGCACCAAGATGATCCATATCGGCAAGAACACCCGGTCGAGCATCATCTCCAAGGGCATTTCCGCGGACCATTCCAGCAACAGCTACCGCGGCCTGGTGAAGGTCAACAAGGGCGCCACCAATGCCCGCAACTACACTCAGTGCGACAGCATGCTGGTGGGGGACAAGTGCAGCGCGCACACGTTCCCCTACATTGAAACCGGCAACAGTTCCGTGCAGGTGGAGCACGAAGCCTCCACGTCGAAGATCAGCGAAGAACAGTTGTTCTATTTCGAGCAACGCGGCATCTCCCGGGAGAATGCCATCGCCGCCGTGATCAACGGCTTCTGCAAGGAAGTCTTCAAACAGCTTCCCATGGAGTTCGCCGTCGAGGCGCAAAAACTCCTGACCCTGAAGCTGGAAGACAGCGTCGGCTGA
- the sufU gene encoding Fe-S cluster assembly sulfur transfer protein SufU: MSYSNELYQQVILDHNKKPRNFREIDNATHQCHGFNPLCGDDYTVFLTVGDDGIIQDISFMGSGCAISKASSSLMTHNLKGKSIDDAKIMFDEFHRMVLGEFDPESEDNHLGKLSLFKGIREFPSRIKCASLSWHSMVGALEKNEDITTE; encoded by the coding sequence ATGTCATACAGCAACGAGTTGTACCAGCAGGTCATACTGGATCATAACAAGAAGCCCCGCAACTTCCGGGAAATCGACAACGCCACGCATCAGTGCCACGGCTTCAATCCGCTGTGCGGCGACGATTACACCGTGTTCCTCACTGTGGGCGATGACGGCATCATTCAGGACATCAGTTTCATGGGATCGGGCTGCGCCATTTCCAAAGCGAGCTCCTCACTCATGACGCACAATCTGAAAGGCAAATCGATCGACGATGCCAAGATCATGTTCGACGAGTTCCACCGCATGGTGCTGGGCGAATTCGATCCGGAAAGCGAAGACAATCACCTGGGCAAGCTGTCCCTGTTCAAGGGCATCCGCGAGTTTCCGTCGCGGATCAAGTGCGCCAGCTTGTCCTGGCATTCCATGGTGGGTGCGCTGGAGAAGAACGAAGATATCACCACCGAGTGA